AGAGCTCGCCATGGCACAGGAGCAGACACACAGCACGTCGCGCAAAGCCTGACACGCGTAGGCTGACCCCAGCAATTCTCCCTCCTTTTCATGCCCAGAGACAAGCAAATCTCCCACCCTTAGGTCTGCTCCTTTTCTTGCAGGCTTGCTTGAATCTGCAGGAAGATGTCTCGCTTCTTAGACAGCATTTCCATCATCATCAGCGTCTTTCACCAACATGCAGAGGAAGATGGAGACTGCTCCAAACTCAGCCGAAAGAAGATGAAAGAATTAATCGAAAGGGAGTTTGCAGATGTCATAGCTGTGAGTGCTGCTGCAAGGGGGAGGGCTTCAGGTTGAGACTGGAGGGTAGGGATTGCaaaattcccccccccacccctgggagAGGGGATAATTCTTATGACAGTGGGATGAGGAGGCTTTCACCAAAGGGGAGCAGCATTTGAGTTCCTTTGCACCAACTGCTTTGGCAGCTCTTCCAATCCATTCTGCCATGAGCAAATGGGCAAAAGCTGGAGAAGGAACCGTGGGGAGGGATGGTTTTCTTTCAAAGGTAGGAAGGAAATGCATCCAGTGGAGGGACAGAGCATATCCCAAAGAGAACAGAGCTGTTGAGGTACAGCCAGGAATCAACCAGGAAAATGGAGAATAAAGACATGGAGTTGTTGCTGTGAAAgtgtgagaggaggaggagaaaagatcgTAATTGCTCCTGTCTCTGCATTTCTCTTACAAGGAGCAGAAAGGCTAAAATCCCCTTTTTGTTTCCCTCTGTGTGTTTTCCCTGCAGAAGCCACAAGACCCTCAGACAATTGACAAGATTCTGCAGTTTCTggagtgggatggggatggggaaatAGATTTTAATGAGTTCCTGCTTTTGGTGTTCAGAGTGGCTAAGGCCTGCTACTGGTACCTGCCGAAGGGACCATGCCTTCGGCAAAGAACAAAGCTGACAACCAGTAGCAAGTTACTCCAAGGGCCTGAAATTAAGAACAGAGGGAGCCGtcagccgcttcaggaggaggaacAACAGACTTGTGAGGGTGATCATCATCCCACCAGTGAATATGAACTGCAACAAGAAACCAGGGTCAACAAGCTTGAAATACTAAAGGAAACAGAGAGTCATCACCAACAACATAACACAAACAGCAGAAACTACGTAAAACGAAGAAGGGAGCCGGGGGAGCCAATCCCTCAGGTAGACAAAGAGCGAAGCCAAGAGCCATGCGACCAACGGAACAGCCAGAGAAGACGTCAACCACCGGAGCCAGACAGAAGAGATGTACAATGCTGCAAGCGTGGCAGTGTGCAAGAACAAGAGGAGGAACTGCAGGCAGATGAGAAGCAAAATCAAGAAGAGGATCAGCCAGAACAACAGGCAGATGTGAGGAGTCGCGGCCAGACCAGAGAACCTCAACCACTGCCAAACCGGTGGAGTAGCCATCAGCCACATGAGGCAGCACTACCAGCATATGATCAAAAAAACCAGCAGCCACAAGAAGCAGATAGAGGAAGTCACAATCAGCCACGTAAACCCAAATTACTCAAAGAAGAGATAAGTCAATACCACCTACGTGAGCTGGAACAAAAAGCATTTGAAGAGAGCAGCCACCAGCCACGTGAGCCTGAATATCTGGATTCAAGACTCCCACATCAATCATACGTAAAGGAACCGCTACAACTAGACACGCGATACTACAAGACTTGTGAAAAAGAAACAGGTGTCTGTGAAGATGACCTTGACTATACAGAAAGTGAGAGAGACATCAGTGAGGCTCCCGATTGGGAAGAAAGAGATGATGAAAGGAGGAAAGACGCACTGCGGGAGAGGAGGGTCGATCGCCaacgggagctggagctggaggtctaTGAGCGTCGCAGCCGCCAGACACGCGAACGGGAAGAGCGAGGTGCCACCACCGACCAGAGAGAGACACGCAGCAGACGGGACTGTGAAAGACGTGACATCGAAGACGATGGCAGGAGACAACGTGAGTCGGTGAGATACGAAAGGACAAGGGAGACTGCCCTAGCAGAAGCGGAAGCTGACGTGAAGATCCAGCGTGTGTCCCATGAACTGGAGCCACGTGaggacctggagaggagaggtcgTCCCCGTGAGTGTGAAGAGCCAGAGGATGAGCGGAggatttgcaaaggcagagagagggaagagcccgTGCGGGAGAGGAGGGTCGATCGCCaacgggagctggagctggaggtctaTGAGCGTCGCAGCCGCCAGACACGCGAACGGGAAGAGCGAGGTGCCACCACCGACCAGAGAGAGACACGCAGCAGACGGGACTGTGAAAGACGTGACATCGAAGACGATGGCAGGAGACAACGTGAGTCGGTGAGATACGAAAGGACAAGGGAGACTGCCCTAGCAGAAGCGGAAGCTGACGTGAAGATCCAGCGTGTGTCCCATGAACTGGAGCCACGTGaggacctggagaggagaggtcgTCCCCGTGAGTGTGAAGAGCCAGAGGATGAGCAGAggatttgcaaaggcagagagagggaagagcccgTGCGGGAGAGGAGGGTCGATCGCCaacgggagctggagctggaggtctaTGAGCGTCGCAGCCGCCAGACACGCGAACGGGAAGAGCGAGGTGCCACCACCGACCAGAGAGAGACACGCAGCAGACGGGACTGTGAAAGACGTGACATCGAAGACGATGGCAGGAGACAACGTGAGTCGGTGAGATACGAAAGGACAAGGGAGACTGCCCTAGCAGAAGCGGAAGCTGACGTGAAGATCCAGCGTGTGTCCCGCGAACTGGAGCCGCGTGaggacctggagaggagaggtcgTCCCCGTGAGTGTGAAGAGCCAGAGGATGAGCAGAggatttgcaaaggcagagagagggaagagcccgTGCGGGAGAGGAGGGTCGATCGCCaacgggagctggagctggaggtctaTGAGCGTCGCAGCCGCCAGACACGCGAACGGGAAGAGCGAGGTGCCACCACCGACCAGAGAGAGACACGCGGCAGACGGGACTGTGAAAGACGTGACATCGAAGACGATGGCAGGAGACAACGTGAATCGGTGAGATACGAAAGGACAAGGGAGACTGACATTACGGCAGCTGAAGCTGACGTGAAGATCCAGCGTGTGTCCCGCGAACTGGAGCCACGTGaggacctggagaggagaggttGTCCCCGTGAGTGTGAAGAGCCAGAGGATGAGCGGAggatttgcaaaggcagagagagggaagagcccgTGCGGGAGAGGAGGGTCGATCGCCaacgggagctggagctggaggtctaTGAGCGTCGCAGCCGCCAGACACGCGAACGGGAAGAGCGAGGTGCCACCACCGACCAGAGAGAGACACGCAGCAGACGGGACTGTGAAAGACGTGACATCGAAGACGATGGCAGGAGACAACGTGAGTCGGTGAGATACGAAAGGACAAGGGAGACTGCCCTAGCAGAAGCGGAAGCTGACGTGAAGATCCAGCGTGTGTCCCGCGAGCTGGAGCCACGTGaggacctggagaggagaggtcgTCCCCGTGAGTGTGAAGAGCCAGAGGATGAGCAGAggatttgcaaaggcagagagagggaagagcccgTGCGGGAGAGGAGGGTCGATCGCCaacgggagctggagctggaggtctaTGAGCGTCGCAGCCGCCAGACACGCGAACGGGAAGAGCGAGGTGCCACCACCGACCAGAGAGAGACACGCGGCAGACGGGACTGTGAAAGACGTGACATCGAAGACGATGGCAGGAGACAACGTGAGTCGGTGAGATACGAAAGGACAAGGGAGACTGCCCTAGCAGAAGCGGAAGCTGACGTGAAGATCCAGCGTGTGTCCCGCGAACTGGAGCCGCGTGaggacctggagaggagaggtcgTCCCCGTGAGTGTGAAGAGCCAGAGGATGAGCGGAggatttgcaaaggcagagagagggaagagcccgTGCGGGAGAGGAGGGTCGATCGCCaacgggagctggagctggaggtctaTGAGCGTCGCAGCCGCCAGACACGCGAACGGGAAGAGCGAGGTGCCACCACCGACCAGAGAGAGACACGCAGCAGACGGGACTGTGAAAGAGGTGACATCGAAGACGATGGCAGGAGACAACGTGAGTCGGTGAGATACGAAAGGACAAGGGAGACTGCCCTAGCAGAAGCTGAAGCTGACGTGAAGATCCAGCGTGTGTCCCGCGAACTGGAGCCGCGTGaggacctggagaggagaggtcgTCCCCGTGAGTGTGAAGAGCCAGAGGATGAGCAGAggatttgcaaaggcagagagagggaagagcccgTGCGGGAGAGGAGGGTCGATCGCCaacgggagctggagctggaggtctaTGAGCGTCGCAGCCGCCAGACACGCGAACGGGAAGAGCGAGGTGCCACCACCGACCAGAGAGAGACACGCGGCAGACGGGACTGTGAAAGACGTGACATCGAAGACGATGGCAGGAGACAACGTGAATCGGTGAGATACGAAAGGACAAGGGAGACTGACATTACGGCAGCTGAAGCTGACGTGAAGATCCAGCGTGTGTCCCGCGAACTGGAGCCACGTGaggacctggagaggagaggtcgTCCCCGTGAGTGTGAAGAGCCAGAGGATGAGCGGAggatttgcaaaggcagagagagggaagagcccgTGTGGGAGAGGAGGGTCGATCGCCaacgggagctggagctggaggtctaTGAGCGTCGCAGCCGCCAGACACGCGAACGGGAAGAGCGAGGTGCCACCATCGACCAGAGAGAGACACGCAGCAGACGGGACTGTGAAAGACGTGACATCGAAGACGATGGCAGGAGACAACGTGAGTCGGTGAGATACGAAAGGACAAGGGAGACTGCCCTAGCAGAAGCTGAAGCTGACGTGAAGATCCAGCGTGTGTCCCGCGAACTGGAGCCGCGTGaggacctggagaggagaggtcgTCCCCGTGAGTGTGAAGAGCCAGAGGATGAGCAGAggatttgcaaaggcagagagagggaagagcccgTGCGGGAGAGGAGGGTCGATCGCCaacgggagctggagctggaggtctaTGAGCGTCGCAGCCGCCAGACACGCGAACGGGAAGAGCGAGGTGCCACCACCGACCAGAGAGAGACACGCGGCAGACGGGACTGTGAAAGACGTGACATCGAAGACGATGGCAGGAGACAACGTGAGTCGATGAGATACGAAAGGACAAGGGAGACTGACATTACGGCAGCTGAAGCTGACGTGAAGATCCAGCGTGTGTCCCGCGAACTGGAGCCACGTGaggacctggagaggagaggtcgTCCCCGTGAGTGTGAAGAGCCAGAGGATGAGCGGAggatttgcaaaggcagagagagggaagagcccgTGCGGGAGAGGAGGGTCGATCGCCaacgggagctggagctggaggtctaTGAGCGTCGCAGCCGCCAGACACGCGAACGGGAAGAGCGAGGTGCCACCACCGACCAGAGAGAGACACGCAGCAGACGGGACTGTGAAAGACGTGACATCGAAGACGATGGCAGGAGACAACGTGAGTCGGTGAGATACGAAAGGACAAGGGAGACTGCCCTAGCAGAAGCGGAAGCTGACGTGAAGATCCAGCGTGTGTCCCGCGAGCTGGAGCCACGTGaggacctggagaggagaggtcgTCCCCGTGAGTGTGAAGAGCCAGAGGATGAGCGGAggatttgcaaaggcagagagagggaagagcccgTGCGGGAGAGGAGGGTCGATCGCCaacgggagctggagctggaggtctaTGAGCGTCGCAGCCGCCAGACACGCGAACGGGAAGAGCGAGGTGCCACCACCGACCAGAGAGAGACACGCGGCAGACGGGACTGTGAAAGACGTGACATCGAAGACGATGGCAGGAGACAACGTGAGTCGGTGAGATACGAAAGGACAAGGGAGACTGCCCTAGCAGAAGCGGAAGCTGACGTGAAGATCCAGCGTGTGTCCCGCGAGCTGGAGCCACGTGaggacctggagaggagaggtcgTCCCCGTGAGTGTGAAGAGCCAGAGGATGAGCAGAggatttgcaaaggcagagagagggaagagcccgTGCGGGAGAGGAGGGTCGATCGCCaacgggagctggagctggaggtctaTGAGCGTCGCAGCCGCCAGACACGCGAACGGGAAGAGCGAGGTGCCACCACCGACCAGAGAGAGACACGTGGCAGACGGGACTGTGAAAGACGTGACATCGAAGACGATGGCAGGAGACAACGTGAGTCGGTGAGATACGAAAGGACAAGGGAGACTGACATTACGGCAGCTGAAGCTGACGTGAAGATCCAGCGTGTGTCCCGCGAACTGGAGCCGCGTGaggacctggagaggagaggtcgTCCCCGTGAGTGTGAAGAGCCAGAGGATGAGCGGAggatttgcaaaggcagagagagggaagagcccgTGTGGGAGAGGAGGGTCGATCGCCaacgggagctggagctggaggtctaTGAGCGTCGCAGCCGCCAGACACGCGAACGGGAAGAGCGAGGTGCCACCACCGACCAGAGAGAGACACGCGGCAGATGGGACTGTGAAAGACGTGACATCGAAGACGATGGCAGGAGACAACGTGAGTCGGTGAGATACGAAAGGACAAGGGAGACTGCCCTAGCAGAAGCGGAAGCTGACGTGAAGATCCAGCGTGTGTCCCGCGAACTGGAGCCGCGTGaggacctggagaggagaggtcgTCCCCGTGAGTGTGAAGAGCCAGAGGATGAGCGGAggatttgcaaaggcagagagagggaagagcccgTGCGGGAGAGGAGGGTCGATCGCCaacgggagctggagctggaggtctaTGAGCGTCGCAGCCGCCAGACACGCGAACGGGAAGAGCGAGGTGCCACCACCGACCAGAGAGAGACACGCAGCAGACGGGACTGTGAAAGACGTGACATCGAAGACGATGGCAGGAGACAACGTGAGTCGGTGAGATACGAAAGGACAAGGGAGACTGCCCTAGCAGAAGCTG
The sequence above is a segment of the Numenius arquata chromosome 27, bNumArq3.hap1.1, whole genome shotgun sequence genome. Coding sequences within it:
- the TCHH gene encoding trichohyalin codes for the protein MSRFLDSISIIISVFHQHAEEDGDCSKLSRKKMKELIEREFADVIAKPQDPQTIDKILQFLEWDGDGEIDFNEFLLLVFRVAKACYWYLPKGPCLRQRTKLTTSSKLLQGPEIKNRGSRQPLQEEEQQTCEGDHHPTSEYELQQETRVNKLEILKETESHHQQHNTNSRNYVKRRREPGEPIPQVDKERSQEPCDQRNSQRRRQPPEPDRRDVQCCKRGSVQEQEEELQADEKQNQEEDQPEQQADVRSRGQTREPQPLPNRWSSHQPHEAALPAYDQKNQQPQEADRGSHNQPRKPKLLKEEISQYHLRELEQKAFEESSHQPREPEYLDSRLPHQSYVKEPLQLDTRYYKTCEKETGVCEDDLDYTESERDISEAPDWEERDDERRKDALRERRVDRQRELELEVYERRSRQTREREERGATTDQRETRSRRDCERRDIEDDGRRQRESVRYERTRETALAEAEADVKIQRVSHELEPREDLERRGRPRECEEPEDERRICKGREREEPVRERRVDRQRELELEVYERRSRQTREREERGATTDQRETRSRRDCERRDIEDDGRRQRESVRYERTRETALAEAEADVKIQRVSHELEPREDLERRGRPRECEEPEDEQRICKGREREEPVRERRVDRQRELELEVYERRSRQTREREERGATTDQRETRSRRDCERRDIEDDGRRQRESVRYERTRETALAEAEADVKIQRVSRELEPREDLERRGRPRECEEPEDEQRICKGREREEPVRERRVDRQRELELEVYERRSRQTREREERGATTDQRETRGRRDCERRDIEDDGRRQRESVRYERTRETDITAAEADVKIQRVSRELEPREDLERRGCPRECEEPEDERRICKGREREEPVRERRVDRQRELELEVYERRSRQTREREERGATTDQRETRSRRDCERRDIEDDGRRQRESVRYERTRETALAEAEADVKIQRVSRELEPREDLERRGRPRECEEPEDEQRICKGREREEPVRERRVDRQRELELEVYERRSRQTREREERGATTDQRETRGRRDCERRDIEDDGRRQRESVRYERTRETALAEAEADVKIQRVSRELEPREDLERRGRPRECEEPEDERRICKGREREEPVRERRVDRQRELELEVYERRSRQTREREERGATTDQRETRSRRDCERGDIEDDGRRQRESVRYERTRETALAEAEADVKIQRVSRELEPREDLERRGRPRECEEPEDEQRICKGREREEPVRERRVDRQRELELEVYERRSRQTREREERGATTDQRETRGRRDCERRDIEDDGRRQRESVRYERTRETDITAAEADVKIQRVSRELEPREDLERRGRPRECEEPEDERRICKGREREEPVWERRVDRQRELELEVYERRSRQTREREERGATTDQRETRGRRDCERRDIEDDGRRQRESMRYERTRETDITAAEADVKIQRVSRELEPREDLERRGRPRECEEPEDERRICKGREREEPVRERRVDRQRELELEVYERRSRQTREREERGATTDQRETRSRRDCERRDIEDDGRRQRESVRYERTRETALAEAEADVKIQRVSRELEPREDLERRGRPRECEEPEDERRICKGREREEPVRERRVDRQRELELEVYERRSRQTREREERGATTDQRETRGRRDCERRDIEDDGRRQRESVRYERTRETALAEAEADVKIQRVSRELEPREDLERRGRPRECEEPEDEQRICKGREREEPVRERRVDRQRELELEVYERRSRQTREREERGATTDQRETRGRRDCERRDIEDDGRRQRESVRYERTRETDITAAEADVKIQRVSRELEPREDLERRGRPRECEEPEDERRICKGREREEPVWERRVDRQRELELEVYERRSRQTREREERGATTDQRETRGRWDCERRDIEDDGRRQRESVRYERTRETALAEAEADVKIQRVSRELEPREDLERRGRPRECEEPEDERRICKGREREEPVRERRVDRQRELELEVYERRSRQTREREERGATTDQRETRSRRDCERRDIEDDGRRQRESVRYERTRETALAEAEADVKIQRVSRELEPREDLERRGRPRECEEPEDEQRICKGREREEPVRERRVDRQRELELEVYERRSRQTREREERGATTDQRETRGRRDCERRDIEDDGRRQRESVRYERTRETDITAAEADVKIQRVSRELEPREDLERRGRPRECEEPEDERRICKGREREEPVWERRVDRQRELELEVYERRSRQTREREERGATTDQRETRGRRDCERRDIEDDGRRQRESVRYERTRETALAEAEADVKIQRVSRELEPREDLERRGRPRECEEPEDERRICKGREREEPVRERRVDRQRELEVYERRSRQTREREERGATTDQRETRERRERHKLEDDESRLHEEEACESFRCWLDEGEGRKQERSLYQTVDVDNRDLCLPGEQASVTDMRVRYIPAEPDVRPEVRVLPQSCDPQTIAYLIRVIQNLNDPDATTYEIVCQQPHDKGQPAYVKKCYVSSQPPTLPCDKTNHPEPQSQRDEQETEEPESLRQGGTPGSRSQEKTGDLKEPQEKSETGVKERAQQVPASDSDGVKGDLCRAKPKEDRRDSQHPKIPDTEEKKHEPQGDGTKAAREQVPREPESSCQEREREDREAKSCPPLPQAPEPQEACESAQREEANRCHEDAKLPPPEKRRQPRQEEKSKRSPWQTSDAQPQQEEDPRLCTKQGPPVLQEASSRPAGDEAKAS